A stretch of the Fibrobacter sp. UWT2 genome encodes the following:
- a CDS encoding GGDEF domain-containing protein, whose protein sequence is MDRTIASGNTIKLPVAPLRPHLIVLYPQNQFKQIPLEKGTVVLGRGQDADIRMDDELVSRKHCAVTFDGIDVTVKDLGSTNGTFVDGSPISESKLEDHNRLQIGKMVLKVDFKDASEEAFDRELYEAATMDPLTKISNRRTFMDRSLGELALARRNNYYVHAIMVDADHFKRVNDTWGHQCGDMVLKEIARILKEEKRESDLLARYGGEEFVLLLGGIGPEDAKKSAERLRSAVERHRFSWKDTIIPVTISLGLASRQGEQIGKIEELIAECDRLLYVAKEGGRNQVAF, encoded by the coding sequence ATGGACCGAACAATCGCCAGCGGAAACACCATCAAGTTGCCAGTCGCCCCCCTGCGACCGCACCTGATTGTGCTGTACCCGCAAAACCAGTTCAAGCAGATTCCGCTTGAAAAGGGAACGGTGGTTTTAGGTCGTGGCCAGGATGCCGACATCCGCATGGACGACGAACTGGTAAGCCGCAAGCACTGCGCCGTTACCTTCGATGGCATCGACGTAACCGTCAAGGACCTAGGCAGTACCAACGGCACTTTTGTGGACGGCTCCCCCATCAGCGAAAGCAAGCTGGAGGACCATAACCGCCTGCAAATCGGCAAAATGGTGCTGAAAGTTGACTTCAAGGACGCGAGCGAAGAAGCCTTTGACCGCGAACTCTACGAAGCGGCCACCATGGATCCGCTTACTAAAATAAGCAACCGCCGCACATTTATGGACCGTAGCTTAGGCGAGCTGGCACTCGCTCGCCGCAACAACTATTACGTTCACGCCATCATGGTCGACGCAGACCACTTTAAGCGCGTGAACGACACCTGGGGTCACCAGTGTGGAGACATGGTTCTTAAAGAAATCGCCCGAATCCTCAAAGAAGAAAAGCGCGAATCCGACCTGTTGGCCCGTTACGGCGGTGAAGAATTCGTACTGCTTTTGGGGGGCATTGGCCCCGAAGACGCCAAAAAGAGCGCCGAACGCCTCCGTTCGGCAGTAGAACGTCATCGTTTTTCGTGGAAGGACACCATTATCCCGGTGACAATTTCTTTAGGGCTGGCTAGCCGCCAGGGCGAACAAATCGGCAAAATCGAGGAATTGATTGCCGAATGCGACCGACTGCTTTACGTCGCCAAAGAGGGCGGCCGTAATCAGGTAGCCTTTTAA
- a CDS encoding fibro-slime domain-containing protein: protein MGGFNVNQLKRMTSNAATGYYDYELDNLGIKDKLFFAIGNRMTPAGSTIVTAKGFGIQPSNGKDDANWPTNDADIPCPGAGNEVWVLEDPKNPGKTIVSNTEPDIKYFYVLVPDDEGWKATVPMWSPDGTYESRKPLKVDPDMCGWYYAVWMDEPMPEQFIILKDDDELLEDPIGVDGWGEPLTPFPMNVFFDAYTSNKIYFIADPEKVDELLLTSSISEVDPQVDGNCSYELAAFLYDTDASLHGAFTCDAYPVEGSNGCYVATAKYNFPGNGQANTVPCIGVTPGIVSADLNPATKKPTYNVNSKCFASEEAFNVMFTETPGVNVAHCRNVKFDLAKDGMWEYDSYNEPTGAFTILNDVVCDPGDATCKAASTLRAGKGNVAYGVGESAGAGNTKNNVSAAATRKLGQVYDWSAIEPNSGLPYIDLYPVTAGEFASGTYPNVYDNSTWDARIEGMNNQMFCFESHANFTYRAGMQFMFRGDDDIWVFIDNKLAVDLGGTHLAAPGFVNLDEFTGSSGALVAGNTYDIDIFFCDRRTDMSNVRIKTNMYIQQKTAISAKGKKAAGNPAETDYTLCFTKTGDGSCAAAAAGIGSGSQTYCGAEILQAGYVPSYTLVSGRKYGENVVLGFDNVSQPGVYKCGIDLTDLSFPKVDKQKTCLPGGFYTMFVTIDGKTQKVMSFKTTGEVDVLYKNGNAISVDDETGEITQRGHYELQESAMGGERVPVYISNVAPPTEGSTSEELEVFPDDAIDMTYTLEHDPLLQVYERTVDPATGAETYTRIRLGTQRKIGASGVDTVYVTVPMADLQLPITPFKINVQGRENGQTIYFYLPQITFIESIPEPGETPTSVRGQTAKADGSFDEYWVGSIYDMYLAIVRPNPDGSYSPCIEECNGLTIHAGVGDGKTSPSISFIPEETMFVNGYATISINALVEYRWDLDPAYNHPAKIVAEYNDYVFADYYPMYFRNPPVPFPKFADVFDTKGAVPTLEHKIPDPYFSMTTEYLDGIGDSVAIYYDRRIHHDSLPTRVCVMWDSTVATEHNPYEEGYSNDPSDKSIFCNELVSVDLNNIDCSMAREDSLYCSNVIMIGGLTLSEGVKTAGVGRVFSYAEFEDKGKKMKRGYKGAVIDRIAPVPLRAEVRTLKNGDQLTDYDSLVVIMSEPVKLVTSSNRKTALDFYLNSAIELSDASRYVSALGGAAAVVTAQNDPALGSDEKTGEGRIKYMYQRGSVSPHVGDYVRMGGDLTTVFWSDTTNIVPQGTDAETLRAVADASYYWNSPTPYNETKRIPSPWVAVTGDAEIAVNENKFASTSNAPAGEKVPPVTVHGYRTTMTKAEILAAENGKPGHIVKADMYALYNGLSDAERAAVAPQDIYFYYEVEYFTNLGNFVASKKQKIYCDDKKNTEIDPVTGKQIQYFNGGTCIDAGMDRNFFIGWNMRADNGREVGTGAYIVKLKSYVKLGSSGKEAKQESTSVWGVRRSPKPNTDYLKQAAK, encoded by the coding sequence GTGGGCGGGTTTAATGTAAACCAGCTTAAGAGAATGACGTCTAATGCGGCAACGGGGTATTATGACTATGAACTGGACAATTTGGGCATAAAAGACAAGCTCTTTTTTGCTATTGGTAACAGGATGACGCCTGCTGGTAGCACCATTGTCACTGCGAAGGGCTTCGGTATACAGCCTTCTAATGGTAAAGATGACGCGAACTGGCCGACCAACGATGCCGACATTCCGTGTCCGGGCGCAGGCAACGAAGTCTGGGTTCTTGAAGATCCCAAGAATCCGGGCAAAACAATCGTTTCTAACACCGAACCCGATATCAAGTACTTCTATGTCTTGGTTCCGGATGACGAAGGTTGGAAGGCAACCGTTCCGATGTGGTCTCCCGATGGAACTTACGAAAGTCGCAAGCCGTTGAAGGTTGACCCCGATATGTGTGGCTGGTACTATGCCGTTTGGATGGATGAACCCATGCCGGAACAGTTCATTATCCTCAAGGATGACGATGAACTGTTGGAAGACCCTATCGGTGTGGATGGCTGGGGTGAACCCCTGACGCCGTTCCCGATGAATGTCTTCTTTGATGCCTATACTTCTAACAAGATTTACTTTATTGCTGACCCTGAAAAGGTGGATGAACTGTTGTTGACGTCTTCCATTTCTGAAGTGGATCCGCAGGTGGATGGTAACTGCTCTTACGAATTGGCAGCCTTCCTTTACGATACCGATGCCAGCTTGCATGGCGCTTTTACTTGCGATGCTTATCCGGTTGAAGGATCGAATGGTTGCTATGTGGCTACGGCGAAATATAATTTCCCTGGAAACGGACAAGCCAATACCGTGCCTTGTATTGGTGTGACCCCGGGAATTGTCAGTGCTGATTTGAATCCGGCAACCAAGAAACCGACTTACAATGTTAACAGTAAATGTTTTGCAAGCGAAGAAGCTTTCAATGTGATGTTTACTGAAACTCCGGGCGTGAACGTAGCCCATTGCCGCAACGTGAAGTTTGACCTGGCGAAGGACGGTATGTGGGAATACGATTCCTATAACGAGCCCACGGGTGCGTTCACCATTTTGAATGATGTGGTTTGCGATCCGGGTGACGCTACTTGTAAGGCGGCTTCTACGCTTAGAGCAGGTAAGGGTAACGTGGCGTATGGTGTTGGCGAAAGCGCCGGTGCCGGTAATACGAAGAATAATGTGTCTGCCGCTGCAACTCGCAAATTGGGTCAGGTGTACGACTGGTCTGCGATTGAACCGAATTCTGGCTTGCCCTATATTGACTTGTACCCTGTGACTGCAGGCGAGTTTGCTAGCGGTACTTATCCCAATGTTTATGATAACTCGACTTGGGATGCCCGTATTGAAGGCATGAACAATCAGATGTTCTGCTTCGAATCCCATGCAAACTTCACCTATCGTGCCGGCATGCAGTTCATGTTCCGCGGTGACGACGATATTTGGGTGTTTATTGATAACAAGCTCGCTGTGGACCTTGGCGGTACCCATTTGGCAGCCCCGGGTTTTGTGAACTTGGATGAGTTTACCGGTTCTAGCGGTGCTCTGGTTGCGGGTAATACTTACGATATCGACATCTTCTTCTGCGACCGCCGTACTGATATGAGTAACGTGCGTATCAAGACGAACATGTACATCCAGCAGAAGACCGCTATTTCTGCCAAGGGTAAAAAGGCTGCGGGCAATCCGGCCGAAACTGACTATACCCTTTGCTTCACCAAGACAGGTGACGGTTCTTGCGCCGCTGCCGCTGCAGGCATCGGTTCTGGTTCCCAGACCTATTGCGGTGCCGAAATTCTCCAGGCCGGCTATGTGCCTTCTTACACTCTGGTTAGTGGTAGAAAGTACGGCGAAAACGTGGTTCTTGGATTTGATAACGTTTCTCAGCCGGGTGTCTACAAGTGCGGTATCGACTTGACGGATCTTTCTTTCCCCAAGGTGGACAAGCAAAAGACTTGCTTGCCGGGCGGTTTCTACACCATGTTCGTGACGATTGACGGCAAGACCCAGAAGGTCATGAGCTTCAAGACGACTGGTGAAGTGGACGTGCTTTATAAGAACGGTAATGCGATTTCCGTGGATGACGAAACGGGCGAAATTACCCAGAGGGGGCACTACGAATTGCAGGAATCCGCTATGGGCGGCGAAAGGGTTCCGGTCTATATTTCTAACGTGGCTCCGCCGACTGAAGGTTCTACTTCCGAAGAACTGGAAGTGTTCCCGGATGACGCCATTGACATGACCTATACCCTCGAACATGATCCGTTGTTGCAGGTGTATGAAAGAACTGTTGATCCGGCAACAGGTGCAGAAACTTATACGCGTATCCGTCTGGGTACCCAGCGTAAGATTGGCGCATCTGGTGTAGATACTGTCTATGTAACGGTGCCGATGGCTGATTTGCAGCTGCCGATTACCCCGTTCAAGATCAATGTGCAGGGTCGAGAAAATGGACAGACCATTTACTTCTACTTGCCGCAGATTACCTTTATCGAATCCATTCCGGAACCGGGTGAAACGCCTACGTCTGTCCGCGGACAGACTGCTAAGGCCGATGGCTCCTTTGACGAATACTGGGTCGGTTCTATCTATGATATGTACCTGGCCATAGTGCGTCCGAACCCCGATGGTTCCTATAGCCCGTGTATCGAAGAATGTAACGGACTCACCATTCATGCGGGTGTGGGCGATGGCAAGACCTCTCCGAGTATTTCCTTCATTCCTGAAGAAACGATGTTCGTGAACGGCTATGCCACGATTTCGATCAACGCTTTGGTGGAATACCGTTGGGACTTGGATCCAGCATACAACCATCCTGCAAAGATTGTTGCTGAATACAATGACTATGTGTTTGCCGATTACTATCCGATGTACTTCCGCAACCCGCCGGTACCGTTCCCGAAGTTTGCTGACGTGTTCGATACCAAGGGTGCTGTGCCGACTCTGGAACACAAGATTCCGGATCCGTACTTCAGCATGACTACGGAATACTTGGATGGTATTGGTGACTCCGTTGCCATTTACTATGACCGCCGTATTCACCACGACTCCCTGCCGACTCGCGTTTGCGTGATGTGGGATTCTACGGTGGCTACGGAACATAACCCCTATGAAGAAGGCTATTCTAACGATCCGAGCGACAAGTCTATCTTCTGTAACGAACTGGTGTCGGTTGACTTGAACAACATCGACTGCTCCATGGCTCGTGAAGACTCTCTCTACTGCTCCAACGTGATTATGATTGGCGGCCTCACGCTTTCTGAAGGTGTCAAGACGGCCGGTGTGGGTAGAGTATTCTCTTACGCTGAATTCGAAGATAAGGGTAAGAAGATGAAGAGAGGCTATAAGGGCGCCGTGATTGACCGTATTGCACCGGTTCCGCTGCGTGCCGAAGTGCGTACTCTTAAGAACGGTGACCAGCTGACGGATTACGACAGCCTTGTGGTGATTATGTCTGAACCTGTGAAGCTTGTTACTTCTTCGAACAGAAAGACGGCTCTGGACTTCTACCTGAATTCTGCAATTGAATTGTCTGATGCTAGCCGCTATGTGTCCGCCCTGGGTGGTGCAGCTGCGGTTGTAACGGCTCAGAACGATCCGGCTTTGGGCTCCGACGAAAAGACGGGTGAAGGCCGTATCAAGTATATGTACCAGCGCGGCAGCGTTTCTCCGCACGTGGGCGACTATGTGCGTATGGGTGGTGACCTCACGACGGTATTCTGGTCTGATACCACGAACATTGTTCCGCAGGGTACCGATGCCGAAACGCTTCGTGCTGTTGCCGACGCTAGCTACTATTGGAACTCTCCGACACCTTACAACGAAACCAAGCGCATCCCGTCTCCGTGGGTGGCTGTCACGGGTGACGCCGAAATCGCTGTGAACGAAAACAAGTTTGCTTCGACTTCGAACGCTCCTGCTGGCGAAAAGGTTCCGCCTGTAACGGTGCATGGCTACCGCACGACAATGACCAAGGCTGAAATCTTGGCCGCAGAAAATGGCAAGCCCGGTCACATTGTCAAGGCTGACATGTATGCCTTGTACAACGGTCTCTCCGATGCCGAACGTGCCGCTGTGGCTCCGCAGGATATCTACTTCTACTACGAAGTGGAATACTTCACCAACCTGGGTAACTTTGTAGCCAGCAAGAAACAGAAGATTTACTGCGATGACAAGAAGAATACCGAAATTGATCCGGTAACGGGCAAGCAGATTCAGTACTTCAATGGTGGTACCTGTATTGATGCGGGTATGGACCGCAACTTCTTTATCGGTTGGAACATGCGTGCGGACAATGGCCGCGAAGTGGGCACCGGTGCCTACATCGTGAAGCTTAAGTCGTATGTAAAACTCGGTTCTTCGGGTAAGGAAGCTAAGCAGGAAAGTACATCCGTTTGGGGTGTCAGACGCTCCCCGAAGCCGAATACGGATTACTTGAAGCAAGCTGCTAAGTAA